In Campylobacter vulpis, a genomic segment contains:
- a CDS encoding MOSC domain-containing protein has protein sequence MRLISLQVGKIKDYGKFKSAFIKDIYLQDAFISTLGLSENELADTKNHGGVFKAIFANATSNYRLWEEFLGKKLRYGAMGENLSLSGLDEMSVCVGDIHRLGEVVLQVSEPRLPCVKISKVHQKNDFCAKIFESGLSGWYYRVLKEGKCSVNVSLEITQKHPAKLSIMDLNRFFYEPSAFLKQNPNLKEKIEQAKDILSKEWQKSIALRLKNQYDMSYMRNL, from the coding sequence ATGAGGCTAATCAGTTTGCAAGTGGGGAAAATTAAAGATTATGGAAAATTTAAAAGTGCTTTTATTAAGGATATTTACCTCCAAGATGCCTTTATAAGCACTTTAGGCTTGAGTGAAAATGAACTTGCCGATACAAAAAATCACGGAGGCGTGTTTAAGGCTATTTTTGCGAATGCGACAAGTAATTATAGGCTTTGGGAGGAATTTTTGGGTAAAAAGCTAAGATATGGGGCGATGGGGGAGAATTTAAGTTTAAGCGGACTTGATGAAATGAGCGTTTGCGTGGGAGATATCCACCGCTTAGGAGAGGTTGTTTTACAAGTGAGTGAGCCACGCTTACCTTGCGTGAAAATTTCAAAAGTGCATCAAAAAAATGATTTTTGTGCGAAAATTTTTGAAAGTGGCTTGAGTGGGTGGTATTATAGGGTTTTAAAGGAGGGGAAATGCTCTGTCAATGTCTCACTTGAAATCACACAAAAACACCCTGCAAAACTTAGCATTATGGACTTAAATCGGTTTTTTTATGAGCCGAGTGCTTTTTTAAAGCAAAATCCAAATTTGAAAGAAAAAATCGAACAAGCAAAGGACATTTTAAGCAAAGAGTGGCAAAAAAGCATTGCCTTAAGGCTTAAAAATCAATATGATATGAGTTATATGCGAAATTTATAA
- the dsbD gene encoding protein-disulfide reductase DsbD, which translates to MRLLFLVLLFLQCSFANVLSAKDAFKLDILANEQALILKFNIVKDHFLYHNQLKIKLDNKDITALINYPQGEIKQEQKVYFHSLELALSNLMLDNYAKNNAKLSVLYQGCSNDGLCYAPQKREFRLYKEGQIYKTSPYETMQNEEEQIALSLKDENLALILFSFFGYGLLLSLTPCTLPMIPILSSLIIAKGGTKPSKKQGFLLSLIYVFFMSLAYALAGILASVFGASIQALLQQTWLLVCFSLLFVFFAFVCFSNFNFELPKSLQGLIQHKTSKTKGILGVALMGFLSALIVGPCVAAPLAGALLYLADSGSFVLGGLALFTLSFGMGVPLLFVGLGLGFLKPGFWMEKVRIFFGFIMLAMALWILSRVLPLNLILLAYGILGVFFVVFMGLFERACNGIQKVKKALLILVLTYSLMLFLQGIFGASSSFNPLNFNQKEMKGQKLNFKTLQNLTQIKEKIERKEKVLLYFTASWCEYCKILDAKVFSDERIIAKFANYEKIKIDVSENNAAQLEIMKKFDVFAPPVLIFFDKGERRDKITGYITGDELLKRDL; encoded by the coding sequence ATGCGACTGCTTTTTTTAGTCTTGCTTTTTTTGCAATGCTCTTTTGCCAATGTTTTAAGTGCTAAAGATGCCTTTAAGCTTGATATTTTGGCAAATGAACAGGCTTTAATTTTGAAATTTAATATAGTAAAGGATCATTTTTTATACCACAATCAGCTTAAAATCAAGCTAGATAATAAGGACATCACAGCCTTAATAAACTATCCGCAAGGTGAAATCAAACAGGAACAAAAAGTCTATTTTCACTCCCTTGAACTCGCCCTTTCAAATTTAATGCTAGATAATTATGCTAAAAATAATGCTAAATTAAGTGTTTTATATCAAGGCTGCTCAAATGATGGTTTATGCTACGCCCCACAAAAGCGTGAATTTAGACTTTATAAAGAGGGTCAAATTTATAAGACTAGCCCCTATGAAACGATGCAAAATGAAGAAGAGCAAATCGCCCTTTCTTTGAAAGATGAAAATCTAGCACTCATCTTATTTAGCTTTTTTGGTTATGGACTTTTACTTTCTCTTACGCCCTGCACGCTGCCGATGATTCCTATTTTATCTTCGCTCATCATAGCAAAAGGTGGCACGAAACCTTCCAAAAAACAAGGCTTTTTACTTTCTTTAATTTATGTGTTTTTTATGTCTTTAGCCTATGCTTTGGCAGGAATTTTAGCAAGTGTTTTTGGAGCTAGTATTCAAGCACTTTTACAACAAACTTGGCTTTTGGTGTGTTTTTCTTTGCTTTTTGTTTTCTTTGCTTTTGTGTGTTTTAGCAATTTTAATTTCGAATTACCCAAAAGTTTGCAAGGCTTAATTCAGCATAAAACAAGTAAAACAAAAGGCATTTTAGGCGTAGCCTTAATGGGCTTTTTATCCGCTCTTATCGTAGGTCCTTGCGTAGCAGCACCTTTGGCGGGAGCTTTACTTTATCTTGCAGATTCTGGTTCGTTTGTGCTTGGGGGCTTGGCTCTTTTTACGCTTAGTTTTGGTATGGGTGTGCCTTTGCTTTTTGTAGGGCTTGGTTTAGGTTTTTTAAAGCCCGGTTTTTGGATGGAGAAGGTTAGGATTTTTTTTGGTTTTATAATGTTAGCTATGGCACTTTGGATACTTTCGCGCGTGCTACCTTTAAATTTGATTTTGTTAGCTTACGGAATTTTAGGTGTGTTTTTTGTTGTTTTTATGGGACTTTTTGAAAGGGCTTGTAATGGGATACAAAAAGTGAAAAAAGCCCTTTTAATCTTAGTTTTAACTTATAGTTTGATGCTTTTTCTTCAGGGTATTTTTGGTGCAAGTTCCTCTTTTAATCCTTTAAATTTTAATCAAAAAGAAATGAAGGGACAAAAACTAAACTTTAAAACATTACAAAATTTAACACAAATTAAAGAAAAAATCGAAAGGAAAGAAAAAGTTTTGCTTTATTTTACCGCTTCTTGGTGTGAATATTGTAAAATTTTAGATGCAAAGGTTTTTAGTGATGAAAGAATTATTGCTAAATTTGCAAATTATGAAAAAATCAAGATTGATGTGAGTGAAAATAATGCCGCACAACTTGAAATAATGAAAAAATTTGATGTCTTTGCACCGCCAGTTCTTATCTTTTTTGATAAAGGCGAAAGGAGAGATAAAATTACAGGCTATATCACAGGCGATGAGCTTTTAAAAAGGGACTTGTAA
- the ppk2 gene encoding polyphosphate kinase 2 has product MSKEHNEEEYVEVKVKKSTLKYEKDLESLQIELLKFQNHVKAQGLKVLIILEGRDGAGKGGSIKRLTEHLNPRGCRTVALGKPNAVEQTQWYFQRYVNHLPSAGEIVIFDRSWYNRAGVEYVMGFCTPEQHEQFLREVPLFEHMIHKSGVMFFKIYLSVSKKQQQKRFKERLKNPLKQYKLSPVDQKSQELWGKYTIAKYSMLLASNTEACPWTIIDSNDKKKARLNLIRFILSKVEYPGKKEGKFSKIDKDLVRSGEAEIFKMEAEAGQNKDIENAENGNYEEEFNDATDTAQD; this is encoded by the coding sequence ATGTCAAAAGAGCATAATGAAGAGGAATATGTCGAAGTTAAGGTCAAAAAAAGCACCTTAAAATATGAAAAAGATTTAGAAAGTTTGCAAATTGAACTTTTAAAATTTCAAAATCATGTTAAAGCACAAGGCTTAAAAGTTCTTATCATCTTAGAAGGTCGCGATGGAGCGGGTAAGGGGGGGAGCATTAAAAGACTAACTGAGCATTTAAATCCTAGGGGTTGTCGCACAGTCGCACTTGGAAAGCCAAATGCAGTTGAGCAAACGCAGTGGTATTTTCAACGCTATGTCAATCACCTACCCTCAGCTGGAGAAATCGTCATTTTTGACCGCTCGTGGTATAATAGGGCGGGTGTGGAGTATGTAATGGGCTTTTGCACCCCAGAACAACACGAGCAGTTTTTAAGAGAAGTGCCGCTTTTTGAACATATGATTCACAAAAGTGGGGTTATGTTTTTTAAAATTTATCTTTCTGTGTCGAAAAAACAACAGCAAAAACGCTTCAAAGAACGCTTGAAAAATCCTCTTAAACAATATAAACTCTCCCCAGTCGATCAAAAATCACAAGAATTATGGGGAAAATACACCATAGCAAAATATTCTATGCTTTTAGCTTCTAATACGGAGGCTTGTCCTTGGACGATTATTGATTCAAACGATAAGAAAAAAGCAAGGCTTAATCTCATACGCTTCATTCTTTCAAAAGTCGAGTATCCGGGCAAAAAAGAAGGTAAATTCTCCAAAATTGATAAAGATTTAGTAAGAAGTGGGGAGGCTGAAATTTTTAAAATGGAAGCTGAAGCAGGACAAAATAAAGACATAGAAAATGCTGAAAATGGCAACTATGAAGAAGAATTTAACGATGCGACAGATACTGCCCAAGATTAA
- a CDS encoding M20 metallopeptidase family protein yields the protein MRQILPKIKSLTQKYYPEIVALRHAIHMHPELEFEEENTANLLCAMLDKYGIKYQRNIAKTGILAQIQDEKEGKCVLLRADMDALPVQEETNLPYASKIAGKMHACGHDGHSAGLMGALLILNELKSEFNGTIKFMFQPAEEGSGGAKPMIEAGILENPKVDAVFGCHLWGALLENTAQIVNGEMMAGVDVFKLEFIGRGGHGAHPHTTIDPIVMAAKFISDIQCAISRRLKPVDAGVITIGSIHAGTAFNIIPENAILTGTVRFLSEENQALLQKAIENTAKAVTLEFGGEFKLDYKREYPPLINDEKMALLARKAFAEVLGEENIITNAKPDMGAEDFAFLTQARQGAYVFVGISKDLKNPTLHHSSTFCWDDENLKVLMQGDALMALEFLKQT from the coding sequence ATGCGACAGATACTGCCCAAGATTAAGAGCCTTACGCAAAAATATTATCCTGAAATTGTCGCACTTAGACACGCTATTCATATGCATCCTGAGCTTGAATTTGAAGAAGAAAATACAGCAAATTTACTATGTGCTATGCTAGATAAATATGGCATAAAATATCAAAGAAATATCGCAAAAACGGGTATTTTGGCACAAATTCAAGACGAAAAAGAAGGCAAATGTGTGCTTTTAAGAGCTGATATGGACGCCTTGCCCGTGCAAGAAGAAACAAATTTGCCCTATGCCTCAAAGATAGCAGGTAAAATGCACGCTTGCGGACACGATGGACATAGTGCAGGACTCATGGGAGCTTTGCTTATTTTAAACGAGCTAAAAAGTGAATTTAATGGAACAATTAAATTTATGTTTCAACCTGCCGAAGAAGGAAGTGGTGGAGCAAAACCTATGATAGAGGCAGGAATTTTGGAAAATCCTAAGGTCGATGCCGTTTTTGGCTGTCATTTGTGGGGAGCTTTGCTTGAAAATACTGCACAAATTGTAAACGGAGAAATGATGGCCGGAGTTGATGTTTTTAAGCTTGAGTTTATCGGTCGTGGCGGACACGGCGCACACCCACACACTACAATAGACCCCATTGTAATGGCGGCGAAATTTATTAGCGATATTCAATGTGCGATTTCAAGGCGCTTAAAGCCTGTCGATGCTGGAGTGATAACCATAGGAAGTATCCACGCAGGAACGGCTTTTAATATTATCCCAGAAAATGCGATTTTAACAGGCACAGTGCGTTTTTTAAGTGAAGAAAATCAAGCCCTTTTGCAAAAAGCCATCGAAAATACGGCTAAGGCTGTAACTTTAGAATTTGGTGGAGAATTTAAACTAGATTATAAAAGAGAATATCCACCCCTCATCAACGATGAAAAAATGGCACTATTAGCTAGAAAAGCTTTTGCAGAAGTTTTAGGGGAAGAAAATATTATCACAAATGCAAAACCTGATATGGGTGCGGAAGATTTTGCTTTTTTAACACAGGCAAGGCAAGGTGCTTATGTCTTTGTTGGGATTTCTAAGGATTTAAAAAATCCTACCTTGCACCATAGTAGCACCTTTTGCTGGGACGATGAAAATTTAAAGGTTTTAATGCAAGGTGATGCCTTAATGGCTTTGGAATTTTTAAAACAAACTTAA
- a CDS encoding peptidylprolyl isomerase, translated as MKKKLMILLFFVAILNARVLNSVALVVEKEPITHYDIEQTMKTLKLPREQALAVLINEKMEFSQIKQFGIVVNELEVDAAISKILEQNKINLDQFKNSLKAKGQDYEFFRHNLKKDLEKRKLYEKIASMNKTDFSEESARKFFEANKEKFLFYTSIDVKIYHSNNQAILEKMKADKKVTLKAQSVNLNIGNADPRLLALLSQLKIGEFSPVLNSKEGFELYEVRAKSGASVPEFEQIKDSVMNVYFNEQRQDYIEDYFDKLRSKLNIEYLKN; from the coding sequence ATGAAAAAAAAATTGATGATTTTATTATTTTTTGTTGCAATTTTAAATGCTAGAGTGCTTAATTCTGTTGCTTTAGTCGTAGAGAAAGAGCCGATTACGCATTATGATATAGAGCAAACGATGAAAACTTTAAAGCTGCCTAGAGAGCAAGCTTTGGCGGTGCTTATTAATGAAAAAATGGAATTTTCTCAAATAAAGCAATTTGGCATAGTTGTTAATGAACTTGAGGTTGATGCGGCGATTTCTAAGATTCTTGAACAAAATAAAATAAATTTAGACCAGTTTAAAAATTCTTTAAAAGCTAAGGGACAAGATTATGAGTTCTTTCGCCATAATCTTAAAAAAGATTTAGAAAAAAGAAAGCTTTATGAAAAAATCGCTAGCATGAATAAGACAGATTTTAGCGAAGAAAGTGCGAGAAAATTTTTTGAAGCAAATAAAGAAAAATTTCTTTTTTACACTTCTATTGATGTTAAAATTTATCATTCTAATAATCAAGCTATTTTAGAAAAAATGAAAGCAGATAAAAAAGTCACATTAAAAGCTCAAAGTGTAAATTTAAATATAGGCAATGCCGATCCTAGACTCTTAGCTCTTTTATCGCAGCTTAAAATAGGTGAATTTTCTCCCGTGCTAAATTCTAAAGAAGGTTTTGAGCTTTATGAGGTGAGAGCAAAAAGTGGAGCGAGCGTTCCTGAATTTGAGCAAATTAAAGATAGTGTTATGAATGTTTATTTTAATGAACAAAGGCAAGATTACATTGAGGATTATTTTGATAAACTTCGCTCTAAATTAAATATAGAATACCTTAAGAATTAA
- the gltX gene encoding glutamate--tRNA ligase, translated as MQEILTTRFAPSPTGYLHIGGLRTALYSYLYARKNGGKFLLRIEDTDLKRNSKEATKAIIEAFKWCGLDYDGEVCYQSQRSAIYQQYIQKLLDEGKAYYCYMSKEELEELRKDQEAKKERPRYDGRYRDFKGTPPQGIKPVVRIKAPQSGIISFEDGVKGRVEFKAEDILDDFVIARSDGSVTYNFCVVIDDALMGVSDVIRGDDHLSNTPKQIVLYEALGFKIPNFFHVAMIHGEDGKKLSKRHGATDVMEYKQMGILPQALLNFLVRLGWGHNDDEIFSLEDLKKLFDPHHISKSASSYNFKKLEWLNAHYIKTLSFEELNSQLKGLGFDLSGVEKAGFLLDLLRERAKTLLDIINSAKSILETPKSYDEVAIAKFVNENNLALLKHFATSLNTQNKAKEFEEFSTQFLEQNEAKLKDLAQPLRIALTGTAVSPSIFEVLEFLGVKECKERIEIFLQNRKQQ; from the coding sequence ATGCAAGAAATTCTTACAACACGCTTTGCTCCATCTCCTACTGGATACCTACACATAGGGGGTTTGAGAACGGCACTTTATAGCTATTTATATGCAAGAAAAAATGGGGGGAAATTTTTACTTCGCATTGAAGATACAGATTTAAAAAGAAATTCCAAAGAAGCTACAAAAGCTATCATAGAAGCCTTTAAATGGTGTGGTTTAGACTATGATGGCGAGGTTTGTTACCAATCGCAAAGAAGTGCAATCTATCAACAATATATCCAAAAATTACTTGATGAGGGCAAGGCATATTATTGCTATATGTCTAAAGAGGAATTAGAAGAATTAAGAAAAGATCAAGAGGCAAAAAAAGAGCGTCCAAGATATGATGGCAGATACAGAGATTTTAAAGGCACTCCGCCACAAGGAATTAAGCCTGTGGTGCGTATCAAAGCTCCGCAAAGTGGGATAATTAGCTTTGAAGACGGAGTTAAAGGAAGAGTTGAATTTAAGGCTGAAGATATATTAGATGATTTTGTAATCGCTAGAAGTGATGGGAGCGTTACCTATAATTTTTGCGTTGTGATTGATGATGCGTTGATGGGTGTGAGTGATGTTATAAGAGGCGATGACCATCTTTCAAATACCCCTAAGCAAATCGTGCTTTATGAGGCACTTGGCTTTAAAATTCCCAACTTTTTCCATGTAGCAATGATACACGGCGAAGACGGCAAAAAACTCTCCAAAAGACACGGCGCGACTGATGTGATGGAGTATAAACAAATGGGCATACTTCCACAAGCCTTGCTTAATTTTCTCGTGCGTTTAGGCTGGGGGCATAATGATGATGAAATTTTTTCTTTAGAGGATTTAAAGAAGCTTTTTGACCCACATCACATTAGTAAAAGTGCGTCTTCTTATAATTTTAAAAAGCTTGAGTGGCTTAACGCACATTATATCAAAACTCTCTCTTTTGAGGAGTTAAATTCCCAGCTTAAAGGGCTAGGATTTGATTTAAGTGGAGTGGAAAAGGCGGGATTTTTATTAGATTTATTAAGAGAAAGAGCAAAAACCCTGCTTGATATTATTAATTCTGCAAAAAGCATTTTAGAAACGCCAAAAAGCTACGATGAAGTAGCGATTGCAAAATTTGTCAATGAAAATAATTTAGCTTTGCTGAAACATTTCGCAACTTCTCTTAACACACAAAATAAAGCAAAAGAATTTGAGGAATTTAGCACACAATTTTTGGAGCAAAATGAGGCAAAATTAAAAGACCTAGCCCAGCCTCTACGCATTGCTCTTACAGGCACAGCGGTAAGTCCTAGCATTTTTGAGGTTTTGGAATTTTTGGGTGTTAAAGAGTGTAAAGAACGCATTGAAATATTTTTACAAAATAGGAAACAACAATGA
- a CDS encoding malic enzyme-like NAD(P)-binding protein, with the protein MNLKEEALKYHLGGKTSIQPTKALNTSYDLSLAYSPGVAEPCLEIAKDENLAYTYTNKANLVAIVSDGSAVLGLGNIGASASKPVMEGKACLFKKFANIDAFDLEINAHSIEEIVTFCKALAPSVGGINLEDISAPKCFAVEAALQGLGIPVMHDDQHGTAIISTAGLMNAMEINNKSFKNIKVVISGAGAAGIASAKMYRNLGVENIVLIDSKGVVSKDRADLGIEKLEFAKDTKEKTLRDAMKGADVFLGLSRPNIIDEEMLKSMAQNPVIFALANPVPEVMPELVHQVRKDAIVGTGRSDYANQINNVLGFPFIFRGALDVRASQITENMKIAAAKALANLAKLPVSEEVKKAYAITHLEFGKDYIIPKPFDKRVKAVVSSAVANAAIKDGVAKIKEFDEKAYFQSLQ; encoded by the coding sequence ATGAATTTAAAAGAAGAAGCATTAAAATACCACTTAGGTGGCAAAACGAGCATACAACCTACCAAAGCTCTAAATACAAGCTACGATTTAAGTCTAGCTTATAGTCCGGGCGTGGCAGAACCCTGCCTTGAAATCGCTAAAGATGAAAATTTAGCCTATACTTATACAAATAAAGCAAATTTAGTCGCCATAGTCAGTGATGGTTCAGCAGTGCTTGGCTTAGGTAATATAGGGGCATCAGCAAGTAAGCCTGTGATGGAGGGAAAGGCGTGTTTATTTAAAAAATTCGCAAATATTGACGCTTTTGACCTAGAAATTAACGCACATAGCATAGAAGAGATTGTAACCTTTTGTAAAGCTTTAGCACCGAGTGTTGGAGGAATTAATTTAGAAGATATTTCAGCCCCCAAATGCTTTGCCGTAGAAGCCGCTTTGCAAGGACTTGGCATTCCTGTAATGCATGATGACCAGCACGGCACAGCCATTATTTCTACCGCAGGGTTAATGAATGCTATGGAAATCAATAATAAAAGCTTTAAAAATATTAAGGTCGTTATTAGTGGGGCTGGAGCGGCAGGGATCGCTAGTGCTAAAATGTATCGCAATTTAGGCGTTGAAAATATCGTTTTAATTGATAGCAAAGGCGTTGTAAGTAAGGATAGAGCAGATTTAGGTATAGAAAAACTTGAATTTGCAAAAGATACAAAGGAAAAAACTTTAAGAGACGCTATGAAGGGTGCTGATGTATTCTTAGGGCTTTCAAGACCTAATATCATCGACGAAGAAATGTTAAAATCTATGGCACAAAATCCCGTCATCTTCGCCCTAGCAAACCCTGTGCCTGAAGTAATGCCTGAACTTGTGCATCAAGTCCGCAAAGACGCCATAGTTGGCACGGGTAGGAGTGATTATGCTAATCAAATTAACAATGTCTTAGGCTTTCCTTTCATCTTTCGTGGTGCGCTTGATGTAAGGGCGAGTCAAATCACAGAGAATATGAAAATTGCCGCCGCTAAAGCTTTAGCAAACCTTGCTAAACTTCCCGTAAGCGAAGAAGTGAAAAAAGCTTATGCCATCACACATTTAGAATTTGGTAAAGACTATATCATACCAAAACCTTTTGATAAGAGGGTTAAAGCAGTGGTAAGTAGTGCAGTCGCAAATGCGGCAATTAAAGATGGGGTGGCGAAGATTAAAGAATTTGACGAAAAAGCTTATTTTCAAAGTTTGCAATGA
- a CDS encoding MqnA/MqnD/SBP family protein yields the protein MIFGKIDYINLLPLHIYLKKYPLPSGIKASFERKKGVPSKLNHALYKGKIDAALISSVESVKKKYHNLDLGICANKRVLSVLVEKKTANQKDSSSASSNALASILKQKGRVIIGDRALKLYLERPNSFIDLCELWYEKTNLPFVFARFSCTKHKTIYKKIFLPFAKSKIKIPNYILENYAKTREIDKKDILFYLEKVIYYKLERKEKRALAQFAKAVRFQNKFKT from the coding sequence ATGATTTTTGGAAAGATTGATTATATCAATCTCTTACCCCTTCACATTTATCTTAAAAAATATCCCCTACCAAGTGGCATTAAGGCAAGTTTTGAGCGTAAAAAAGGTGTGCCAAGTAAGCTAAATCACGCTCTTTATAAGGGGAAAATTGACGCGGCACTCATTTCAAGTGTGGAAAGTGTTAAAAAAAAATATCACAATTTAGATTTAGGAATTTGTGCAAATAAACGGGTTTTAAGCGTTTTGGTGGAGAAAAAAACGGCAAATCAAAAGGATTCAAGCTCGGCAAGTTCTAATGCCCTAGCTAGTATTTTAAAACAAAAAGGCAGGGTGATTATAGGAGATAGGGCTTTAAAACTTTACCTAGAAAGACCAAATTCCTTTATAGACCTTTGCGAACTTTGGTATGAAAAGACAAATTTGCCCTTTGTTTTTGCACGCTTTTCTTGCACTAAACACAAAACGATATACAAAAAAATTTTTCTTCCTTTTGCAAAAAGTAAGATTAAAATTCCAAATTATATCCTAGAAAACTACGCCAAAACGAGAGAAATAGATAAAAAAGATATTTTATTTTATTTAGAAAAAGTGATTTACTATAAACTAGAAAGAAAAGAAAAAAGGGCTCTAGCACAATTTGCTAAAGCCGTGCGTTTTCAAAATAAATTTAAGACTTAA
- a CDS encoding cation:dicarboxylate symporter family transporter, protein MNREFFTHFLMLSSWQIFAIFAFLGLMFFSIKKLRDKKFSFSFRMIFALIVGLILGFFLQFLANFPNEAEAKAIVWFGEAKHWLGFFGAVFVAFIKMLVIPLVFACIVKVIVEIDKDIKISSLLGVSLFWILFSTTLAAILGLSLAVMFDLGSNLTMQESSRQIREISSFTSILLNLIPSNIINAMSRENIIAIVIFAFLVGICAKNISKKEEYEKPFESFKNLAISFYGLMMQMTTMVIRFMPYAVVCMMANVILSNGFEAMKTAGLFIALSFLAMFLMFGIHFLILLSQGLNPLIYAKKAFSVWVFAFSSRSSLATLPLTISTLQNKLGVSSAVANFVASIGATMGLNGCAGYFPAMSAVLVASLLGVEVDFSFALMVVLVALLGSLGIAGVPGSGTMAASIMLAGIGFGDNFVLLGLVLAIDPIVDMARTASNVSGAMTSALCTAKNLNAIDKELYLKS, encoded by the coding sequence ATGAATAGGGAATTTTTTACACATTTTTTAATGCTTTCAAGTTGGCAAATTTTTGCTATTTTTGCTTTTTTAGGCTTGATGTTTTTTAGCATTAAAAAATTAAGAGATAAGAAATTTAGTTTTTCTTTTAGAATGATTTTTGCTTTAATTGTTGGACTTATTTTGGGATTTTTCTTGCAGTTTTTAGCAAATTTTCCAAATGAGGCAGAAGCTAAAGCTATTGTCTGGTTTGGTGAGGCAAAACACTGGCTAGGCTTTTTTGGAGCTGTTTTTGTAGCCTTTATCAAAATGCTTGTGATCCCCCTTGTTTTTGCCTGTATTGTGAAAGTGATTGTGGAGATTGATAAGGATATTAAAATTTCTTCTTTGCTTGGAGTTAGCCTGTTTTGGATACTTTTTAGCACAACTTTAGCGGCGATTTTAGGACTTAGTTTGGCTGTGATGTTTGATTTGGGTTCAAATTTAACTATGCAAGAAAGCTCAAGGCAAATTAGAGAAATTTCAAGTTTTACAAGTATTTTACTTAATCTTATCCCAAGTAATATCATTAACGCTATGAGCCGTGAAAATATTATTGCCATAGTTATTTTTGCTTTTTTGGTGGGAATTTGTGCAAAAAATATCAGTAAAAAGGAAGAATACGAAAAGCCTTTTGAAAGCTTTAAGAATCTTGCCATAAGCTTTTATGGCTTAATGATGCAAATGACAACTATGGTCATTCGCTTTATGCCTTATGCGGTGGTTTGTATGATGGCAAATGTGATTTTAAGCAATGGCTTTGAGGCGATGAAAACAGCTGGACTTTTTATAGCGTTGAGTTTTTTGGCGATGTTTTTGATGTTTGGCATTCACTTTCTTATTTTGCTTTCTCAAGGGCTCAATCCTCTCATTTATGCTAAAAAAGCTTTTAGCGTGTGGGTTTTTGCCTTTTCTTCGCGTTCAAGCCTAGCGACTTTGCCTTTAACTATTTCTACCTTGCAAAATAAGCTTGGTGTCTCTTCGGCGGTGGCAAATTTTGTTGCAAGTATCGGTGCGACTATGGGGCTTAATGGCTGTGCTGGGTATTTTCCTGCGATGTCGGCTGTTTTGGTGGCGAGTTTGCTTGGTGTGGAGGTGGATTTTAGTTTTGCCTTAATGGTCGTTTTGGTGGCACTTTTGGGGTCTTTAGGCATAGCCGGAGTTCCTGGGAGTGGGACTATGGCAGCTTCAATTATGTTAGCAGGTATAGGCTTTGGGGATAATTTTGTGCTTTTGGGTCTTGTTTTGGCAATCGATCCTATAGTCGATATGGCAAGAACGGCTAGTAATGTTTCAGGAGCGATGACTTCAGCACTTTGCACGGCTAAAAATTTAAATGCCATTGATAAAGAGCTTTATCTTAAGTCTTAA
- the thyX gene encoding FAD-dependent thymidylate synthase → MRVTLLFHTPLSVCSHATRTCWQSFEKGDCGGEKDKELIDRVGNKFKHASTLEHLNYNFYIQEISRACLQELARHRHASFSVKSTRYTLKELRSEAEFKENDFENAGRYLVFCGNEAVDNASIKALENLREILQTSISLDLAKYCLPESYKTELTFSINARSLQNFLSLRSSKSALWEIRALARAMFEALPDEHRFIFEHCMQDKS, encoded by the coding sequence ATGCGAGTTACTTTACTTTTTCATACCCCTCTTAGCGTTTGTTCTCACGCTACACGCACTTGTTGGCAGAGTTTTGAAAAGGGCGATTGTGGTGGAGAAAAGGATAAAGAATTAATTGATAGGGTGGGGAATAAATTTAAGCACGCCTCCACTTTGGAACATTTAAATTATAATTTTTATATTCAAGAAATTTCAAGGGCTTGTTTGCAAGAATTAGCAAGGCATCGGCATGCAAGTTTTAGCGTCAAAAGCACTCGCTATACGCTTAAAGAGCTTAGAAGTGAAGCTGAATTTAAAGAAAATGATTTTGAAAACGCGGGGCGTTATTTGGTCTTTTGCGGTAATGAGGCAGTGGATAATGCTAGCATTAAGGCACTTGAGAATTTAAGAGAGATTTTACAAACAAGCATTAGTTTGGATTTGGCTAAATACTGCCTCCCTGAAAGCTATAAAACAGAACTTACCTTTAGCATTAATGCTAGAAGTTTGCAAAATTTCTTATCCTTACGAAGCTCAAAGTCGGCTTTATGGGAGATAAGAGCTTTGGCTAGGGCTATGTTTGAAGCCTTGCCTGATGAGCATCGCTTTATTTTTGAGCATTGTATGCAAGATAAATCGTAG